In Aedes albopictus strain Foshan chromosome 3, AalbF5, whole genome shotgun sequence, the following are encoded in one genomic region:
- the LOC109407666 gene encoding zinc finger protein 345, protein MTTPRPEADRDGGVPKERCTVCRQDHLAKELQQYRRVLSDRLVFRCSICGGDYLSKEELWDHQDLHEAADGSKEPSYEEMKIRCRLYKCLLCTGHRVYQDSFYWSHIHDSHDGCGRRNETANLALSHNSNDTSVPHEQLNVTTIKSECPICDEVFSSWSLLSKHINQTHRMVVCNDCTMAFTDEHELQAHKCSTSSASQHNTQNHINSDILHCSKQNNSEHSKGSDIKYQVNSHNNANPIVKMEISVEETELQMQNDHNTGTHRQKDLENIDHETFNDQDSFSATDQRFDIKEESTEEDNALVTPMDSDDSMKLEEQLNKQPTDCPICGLTFASDTRMRYHRRINHTDPRYKCSYCPKMFHVKHMLARHETTHQGEQNVTCKLCSETYRNEMRLQRHLKIAHSMPCDLCELKFTSNTKVERHKRKYHKESFTVDRRQRVKLPGTGPKPKVWNSNQMQEAIVAVVSQQCGISQASTQYGVPKGTLYDNILGKDNRMNVLHELPFSPEEEDAILNFACLLSPGAQSKRAIRSLCSILEFMSQFPCFQEKAEQFKFGGIPGFKWWWAFCRKHSIDPPRSLFDGRKRPKFDDTGNGRKDLI, encoded by the exons ATGACGACCCCTCGACCGGAGGCGGATCGGGATGGAGGAGTGCCCAAAGAACGGTGCACTGTGTGCCGACAGGATCATCTTGCAAAGGAATTGCAGCAATATCGACGGGTGCTGTCGGACCGGTTGGTCTTCCGGTGTTCCATCTGTGGCGGAGATTATCTTAGCAAGGAGGAACTGTGGGACCACCAGGATCTTCATGAG GCTGCAGATGGATCAAAGGAACCAAGCTACGAGGAAATGAAAATACGATGCAGACTGTACAAATGCCTACTGTGTACAGGCCACCGTGTTTACCAAGATAGTTTTTATTGGTCTCATATTCAC GACAGTCACGATGGTTGTGGAAGAAGAAATGAGACGGCGAATTTAGCCTTGTCTCACAATTCGAACGATACTAGTGTTCCGCACGAGCAACTAAACGTTACCACTATCAAAAGCGAATGTCCTATTTGCGATGAAGTTTTTAGTAGCTGGAGTCTACTTTCTAAACACATCAACCAAACTCACCGGATGGTTGTTTGCAACGATTGCACTATGGCATTCACTGATGAACATGAACTTCAAGCTCACAAG TGTTCCACGAGTTCTGCGTCCCAGCACAACACTCAGAATCATATAAATTCAGACATACTACATTGTTCTAAACAGAATAATAGTGAACATAGTAAAGGCTCTGATATCAAATATCAGGTGAATTCGCACAATAACGCTAATCCTATTGTTAAAATGGAAATCTCAGTGGAAGAGACAGAACTACAGATGCAGAATGATCACAATACTGGAACACATAGACAGAAAGATCTCGAA aacatCGACCATGAAACCTTTAATGATCAGGACTCATTCAGTGCAACGGATCAGCGATTCGACATTAAAGAAGAATCTACAGAAGAAGATAATGCCCTGGTAACGCCTATGGATTCGGACGATTCCATGAAACTGGAAGAGCAGCTCAACAAACAGCCCACTGATTGTCCAATTTGTGGGCTAACATTTGCCAGCGATACCAGGATGCGATACCATAGG AGAATAAACCACACAGATCCCCGGTACAAATGTTCCTACTGTCCGAAAATGTTTCATGTCAAGCATATGCTGGCACGTCATGAAACAACGCACCAGGGTGAGCAAAACGTAACGTGCAAGCTGTGTTCCGAAACGTATCGTAATGAGATGCGTTTGCAGCGCCATCTTAAAATAGCACATTCCATGCCATGTGATCTTTGTGAGCTCAAATTTACGTCCAACACCAAGGTGGAACGCCATAAG CGAAAATATCATAAAGAGAGCTTTACAGTGGATAGGCGACAAAGAGTGAAG CTTCCAGGAACGGGACCCAAGCCTAAGGTTTGGAACTCAAACCAGATGCAGGAAGCGATCGTAGCCGTTGTGAGCCAACAGTGCGGTATTAGCCAAGCCAGCACTCAGTACGGCGTACCCAAGGGAACCCTGTACGACAACATACTCGGCAAGGACAACCGGATGAACGTCCTGCATGAACTTCCCTTTAGCCCGGAAGAGGAAGATGCCATATTGAATTTCGCCTGCCTGTTATCCCCAGGAGCGCAGAGCAAAAGAGCCATACGGTCGTTGTGCAGTATTTTGGAGTTTATGAGCCAGTTCCCATGTTTCCAGGAGAAAGCCGAACAATtcaaatttggaggaattccaggttttAAGTGGTGGTGGGCTTTCTGTCGGAAGCATTCGATCGATCCTCCGCGGTCACTGTTCGATGGTCGCAAGAGGCCAAAGTTCGATGACACGGGCAATGGAAGAAAGGATCTTATTTAA